In one window of Bizionia sp. M204 DNA:
- a CDS encoding L-histidine N(alpha)-methyltransferase gives MNETFAKDVVAGLTAKEKHLSSKYFYDTNGSRIFQEIMNMPDYYLTDSEFEILSLQAKQIVDAVAFNKPFNIIELGAGDGFKTFKLLEYLVNEHIAFNYVPIDISQEAIDILSEKLHERLPELSIQPQVGDYFEILNEKFQGNTPNLLLFLGSNIGNYLKDDAIDLLKLFNNVMNSGDKLLIGMDLKKNPITIKNAYDDKEGVTKRFNLNLLIRMNRELEADFKIDDFDFYCYYNPETGRVKSYIVSLKEQTVLFKKLNKTIQFNQNELIWTELSKKYSLSEIEKLATISGFKSKQHFLDCKHYFTDSLWEK, from the coding sequence ATGAATGAAACGTTTGCAAAAGATGTGGTGGCAGGTTTAACGGCCAAAGAAAAACACCTGTCTTCTAAATATTTTTATGACACGAATGGTAGTCGCATTTTTCAGGAAATAATGAATATGCCTGATTACTATTTAACCGACTCTGAATTTGAAATTTTATCACTCCAAGCCAAACAAATTGTTGATGCTGTAGCGTTTAATAAACCGTTTAACATTATAGAACTGGGTGCTGGTGATGGTTTTAAAACCTTCAAGCTATTAGAATATTTGGTTAATGAGCACATTGCTTTTAACTATGTTCCCATTGATATTTCACAAGAAGCAATTGATATACTTTCAGAAAAATTGCATGAACGTTTGCCGGAATTATCAATACAGCCGCAAGTAGGTGATTATTTTGAAATTTTAAATGAAAAATTTCAGGGAAACACGCCCAATTTATTACTGTTTTTAGGAAGTAATATTGGAAATTACTTAAAGGACGATGCTATAGATTTATTAAAGCTGTTTAACAACGTTATGAATTCGGGTGATAAGCTTTTAATTGGTATGGATTTAAAGAAAAATCCAATCACCATTAAGAATGCTTATGATGATAAAGAGGGTGTCACGAAACGCTTCAATTTAAACTTATTAATTAGGATGAATCGGGAATTAGAGGCGGACTTTAAAATTGATGATTTCGATTTTTATTGTTATTATAATCCAGAAACAGGTCGTGTAAAAAGTTATATTGTTAGTTTAAAAGAACAGACAGTTTTGTTTAAAAAGCTTAATAAAACGATCCAATTCAATCAAAATGAATTGATTTGGACCGAATTATCCAAAAAATATAGTCTTTCGGAAATTGAAAAATTAGCGACAATTTCAGGATTTAAATCAAAACAACATTTTTTAGATTGTAAACATTACTTTACGGATAGTCTTTGGGAAAAATAA
- the egtB gene encoding ergothioneine biosynthesis protein EgtB yields MTLKEQFQYTRSRFLEICKPLKTEDYSVQPDVFVSPPKWHLAHSTWFFEQFVLCKFVENYQVFDEDFAYLFNSYYNNAGKRVLRPNRGLMTRPSVKDVYKYRDYVDLKMLAFLNDNPSQEALDIVELGINHEQQHQELFYYDITYILGNQPTFPTIKNKIELKSLSSNSAFIKISEGLYNIGHKGKGFCYDNELGNHQVFLQDFEISNQLVSNGEFLAFIQAGGYQDFNLWHAEGWDFIQENNITAPLYWHEVDDVWFHYTLNGFVPVDKNKPVTHISFYEAFAFAEWKQMRLPTEFEWEVASQKIDFGQLWEWTNSAYLPYPNFSKAPGALGEYNGKFMINQMVLRGASVATVKNHSRNTYRNFFHPDMRWQFSGIRLVK; encoded by the coding sequence ATGACTTTAAAAGAGCAATTCCAATACACACGTAGCCGATTTTTAGAAATTTGTAAACCGCTAAAAACTGAAGACTATTCAGTACAACCTGATGTTTTTGTGTCACCACCAAAATGGCATTTAGCGCATTCAACATGGTTTTTTGAGCAGTTTGTTTTGTGCAAATTTGTTGAGAATTATCAGGTTTTTGATGAAGATTTCGCATACCTATTCAACAGTTATTACAACAACGCAGGAAAACGCGTTTTACGTCCTAACCGTGGATTAATGACGCGTCCTTCAGTAAAAGATGTATATAAATATCGGGATTATGTTGATTTGAAAATGTTGGCTTTCCTAAATGATAATCCATCACAAGAAGCATTAGATATTGTTGAATTAGGTATTAACCATGAACAGCAACATCAAGAGTTGTTTTATTATGATATTACCTATATTTTAGGAAATCAGCCCACGTTTCCAACTATTAAAAATAAAATTGAATTAAAGTCGCTTTCTTCAAATTCAGCATTCATTAAAATTTCCGAAGGACTATACAATATTGGTCACAAAGGCAAAGGGTTTTGTTATGATAATGAGCTAGGGAATCACCAAGTGTTTCTCCAAGATTTTGAAATTAGTAATCAATTGGTCAGTAATGGCGAGTTTTTGGCGTTTATACAAGCCGGCGGATATCAGGATTTTAATTTATGGCATGCCGAAGGGTGGGATTTTATTCAAGAAAATAACATTACAGCTCCATTATATTGGCATGAAGTGGATGATGTTTGGTTTCATTATACCTTAAATGGATTTGTGCCTGTAGATAAAAATAAACCCGTAACCCATATTAGTTTTTATGAAGCATTTGCCTTTGCCGAATGGAAACAAATGCGCTTACCGACAGAATTTGAATGGGAAGTAGCATCCCAAAAAATTGATTTCGGGCAATTATGGGAATGGACCAATAGTGCGTATTTACCGTATCCAAACTTTAGTAAAGCGCCAGGTGCTTTAGGCGAGTATAATGGTAAATTTATGATTAATCAAATGGTACTTCGTGGTGCTTCCGTAGCAACCGTAAAAAACCATAGTAGAAACACGTATCGGAATTTTTTCCATCCAGACATGAGGTGGCAATTTTCGGGAATTAGACTTGTAAAATAA
- a CDS encoding bifunctional alpha/beta hydrolase/OsmC family protein, whose amino-acid sequence MKSTKLNIQNEKGHKLQAYLELPANQKPNNYAVFAHCFTCSSTLSAVKNISRALTNHDFGVVRFDFTGLGRSEGEFAESHFSANVSDLLAVNTFLEENYKAPSLLVGHSLGGAAVITAASKLDNIKAVATIGAPATVGHVTRLFSHGLDEVKDKGDVEVNIGGRPFKINQEFVDDFSKTNLPEITKKLRKAILIMHAPFDKTVGIENAEKLYHNAHHPKSFVSLDGADHLLSNSRDSVYVGNMIGHWVQRYFEPQENTMLDAGGEQLVAHLNLEEDHFTTSIQTKRHSFIADEPESVGGDDFGPSPYDYLSAGLAACTVMTLKLYAERKKWDLLEVYAYITYSKKHSDDLMLDIEKPKRIDHLQKRLKFVGNLDEDQKNRLKEIASKCPVHKTLQSEVIIETELI is encoded by the coding sequence ATGAAAAGCACGAAACTCAATATTCAGAATGAAAAAGGCCATAAACTACAAGCATATTTAGAGTTGCCTGCTAATCAGAAACCTAATAATTACGCTGTTTTTGCACATTGTTTTACCTGCTCAAGTACCTTAAGCGCTGTTAAAAACATCAGTCGGGCGTTAACCAATCATGATTTTGGCGTGGTGCGTTTTGATTTTACAGGATTAGGAAGAAGTGAAGGCGAATTTGCTGAAAGTCATTTTTCAGCTAATGTTTCGGATTTGTTGGCTGTAAATACCTTTTTAGAAGAAAATTATAAAGCACCTAGTTTATTGGTTGGGCATTCATTGGGTGGTGCCGCCGTTATTACAGCTGCCTCAAAATTGGACAACATTAAAGCCGTTGCAACCATTGGCGCACCAGCAACCGTGGGTCATGTTACTAGATTGTTTTCACATGGGTTGGACGAGGTTAAAGATAAAGGAGATGTTGAGGTAAATATTGGCGGACGACCATTTAAAATTAACCAAGAGTTTGTGGACGATTTTAGTAAAACCAATCTTCCAGAAATCACAAAAAAATTACGCAAAGCTATACTTATCATGCATGCGCCTTTTGATAAAACAGTAGGAATAGAGAATGCCGAAAAACTATATCATAATGCGCACCATCCTAAAAGCTTTGTTAGTTTGGATGGCGCCGATCATTTGCTATCTAATTCGCGGGATAGCGTTTATGTAGGAAATATGATTGGTCATTGGGTGCAACGTTATTTTGAGCCTCAAGAAAACACCATGTTAGATGCAGGTGGAGAACAATTAGTTGCCCATTTAAATTTAGAGGAAGACCATTTTACAACGTCAATTCAAACCAAAAGACACAGTTTTATTGCGGACGAACCAGAATCTGTAGGAGGAGATGATTTTGGACCGTCACCATACGATTATTTAAGTGCGGGATTGGCGGCTTGTACAGTGATGACGTTAAAATTATATGCCGAACGAAAGAAATGGGATTTGCTAGAGGTTTATGCTTATATTACCTATTCAAAAAAACATAGCGATGATTTAATGCTAGATATTGAAAAACCAAAACGCATAGATCACTTGCAAAAACGTTTGAAATTTGTAGGTAATTTGGATGAAGATCAAAAGAACCGATTAAAAGAAATTGCCTCAAAATGTCCTGTGCATAAAACCTTGCAAAGTGAAGTAATTATAGAAACAGAACTTATTTAA
- a CDS encoding peptide-methionine (S)-S-oxide reductase translates to MSSIFKIALGGGCHWCTEAVFQSLKGVEKVEQGYVASIGEYESFSEAVIVHFNSNCVNLKTLINIHLLTHKSTVNHSMRNKYRSAVYTFSEAQHLEVAMLIESFQQDFDQKLVTQVLPFSDFKASREAIQNYYRKNPEKPFCETFINPKLKLLLQQFSTYTDQEKLKHL, encoded by the coding sequence ATGAGTTCTATTTTTAAAATTGCTTTAGGAGGTGGCTGTCATTGGTGCACAGAAGCTGTTTTTCAATCTTTAAAAGGTGTGGAAAAAGTGGAGCAAGGGTATGTGGCTTCCATAGGCGAATATGAGTCGTTTTCAGAAGCCGTTATAGTCCATTTTAATTCCAATTGCGTTAATTTAAAAACACTAATTAATATACATTTGTTAACGCACAAAAGTACGGTAAATCACAGCATGCGAAACAAATATCGTTCGGCTGTATATACGTTTTCAGAGGCTCAACATTTAGAAGTAGCCATGCTCATTGAAAGTTTTCAGCAGGATTTCGACCAAAAATTGGTAACACAGGTTTTACCTTTTTCAGATTTTAAAGCGTCGCGAGAAGCCATTCAAAATTATTATCGAAAAAATCCTGAAAAACCATTTTGTGAAACGTTTATTAACCCTAAACTAAAGTTGCTTTTGCAACAATTTTCTACCTATACGGATCAGGAAAAATTAAAACATTTATAA
- a CDS encoding DUF427 domain-containing protein, with product MKAIWNNQILAESDNTVVIENNHYFPHDSIKKDFFKSSNTHTNCPWKGEASYYTLEVDGKQNVDAAWFYPEVSSLAKGIKNHVAFWKGVEVVKD from the coding sequence ATGAAAGCCATTTGGAACAATCAAATATTAGCCGAAAGTGATAATACTGTTGTAATTGAAAACAACCATTATTTCCCGCACGACAGCATTAAGAAAGATTTTTTTAAATCTAGTAATACCCATACTAACTGTCCTTGGAAAGGCGAAGCCTCCTATTATACCTTGGAAGTTGATGGAAAGCAGAATGTAGATGCTGCTTGGTTTTATCCTGAAGTTTCATCATTAGCCAAAGGCATTAAAAATCACGTGGCTTTTTGGAAAGGTGTGGAAGTTGTAAAAGACTAA
- the msrA gene encoding peptide-methionine (S)-S-oxide reductase MsrA, with the protein MSNYKKAYIAGGCFWGMEDLFRTQKGIKDTEVGYIGGENDNPTYKNHPGHAEGIEITYDENETSFKHILDYFFRIHNPTTVDRQGNDIGSSYRSAIFFQNEDEKVQAEEIIKIVNDSNKWEGKVATTLEPYSKFWAAEPEHQDYLVRKPDGYTCHFERFSDSFI; encoded by the coding sequence ATGAGCAATTATAAAAAAGCATATATAGCAGGTGGTTGTTTCTGGGGAATGGAAGATTTATTTCGCACCCAAAAGGGAATTAAAGACACAGAAGTGGGTTACATTGGAGGTGAAAATGATAATCCAACTTATAAAAATCATCCAGGTCATGCGGAAGGTATTGAAATTACCTACGATGAGAATGAAACCTCCTTTAAACACATCTTGGACTATTTCTTCCGGATACACAATCCAACAACGGTTGATAGACAAGGTAATGATATTGGGTCTAGCTACCGTTCGGCTATATTTTTTCAAAATGAAGATGAAAAAGTCCAAGCTGAAGAAATTATTAAAATTGTAAACGATTCTAATAAGTGGGAAGGTAAAGTAGCAACCACATTAGAGCCGTATTCAAAATTTTGGGCGGCAGAACCGGAACATCAAGACTATTTGGTTCGTAAACCAGATGGTTATACCTGTCATTTTGAGCGATTCAGTGATAGTTTTATATAA
- a CDS encoding peptide methionine sulfoxide reductase, giving the protein MLLKRIQNLPIGYSEVFFNNVKYGVTRSDFNNGKSYKIYAEALNGNDFVSLNYYITNTKEHLKPCEMPEIKVVNFLNNYRLI; this is encoded by the coding sequence ATGCTTTTAAAGCGCATACAAAATTTACCCATTGGTTATTCTGAAGTGTTTTTCAATAATGTGAAATACGGAGTAACACGTTCCGATTTTAACAATGGGAAGAGTTATAAAATTTATGCTGAAGCCTTAAATGGTAACGATTTTGTCAGCTTAAATTATTATATTACGAATACAAAAGAGCACCTAAAGCCTTGTGAAATGCCGGAAATTAAGGTGGTTAATTTTTTAAATAATTATAGATTAATTTAA